The proteins below come from a single Phycisphaerae bacterium genomic window:
- a CDS encoding Gfo/Idh/MocA family oxidoreductase — MAKKRFAQVGLGGRSWMYTSAVMDRYPDVCEMVGFCDINPGRLKMRVSWAADTGREVPGYEAKDFERMVAEQKPDCVIVTSGPDVTHSDYIRRAMELGCDVITEKPMTTDEIRCRKIIETQKATGRKCTVTFNYRYSPPRTQIKDMLMSGVIGDVQSVDFHWLLNTHHGADYFRRWHRNKRNSGGLMVHKATHHFDLVNWWLSAVPTKVFAMGHRKFYTPATAERAGLTKRSERCLDCPEAGKCSFHVDMRSNESLRDLYLENEHHDGYIRDRCVFSDQIDIEDSMNVVVEYDTGAKLSYSLNAFTPWEGYMIAFNGSKGRLEHVCQESVYINGDGTVPGELINEGTHTRVFPHFQTSYSVDLWTGTGGHGGGDDPLLADLFAVDPPKDKYLRAADERSGAYSILTGVAANHSMASGQAVRIAELVPGLRRPDYPPMPTDEDPIEMVKPNVKLVGAHEAGELKKQQVAAKQGG; from the coding sequence ATGGCGAAGAAGCGGTTTGCGCAGGTTGGTCTGGGCGGTCGGTCGTGGATGTACACCAGTGCGGTGATGGATCGCTACCCGGACGTCTGCGAGATGGTGGGTTTTTGCGACATCAATCCGGGCCGGCTGAAGATGCGGGTGTCGTGGGCGGCGGACACGGGGCGGGAGGTTCCGGGCTACGAGGCGAAAGACTTTGAGCGGATGGTGGCCGAGCAGAAGCCCGATTGCGTGATCGTGACCAGCGGTCCGGACGTGACTCACAGCGACTACATCCGCCGTGCGATGGAACTCGGTTGCGACGTGATCACGGAAAAGCCGATGACGACCGATGAAATCCGCTGCCGGAAGATCATCGAGACGCAGAAGGCGACGGGCCGCAAGTGCACGGTGACGTTCAACTACCGCTACTCGCCGCCGCGGACGCAGATCAAGGACATGCTGATGTCCGGGGTGATCGGGGACGTTCAGTCGGTGGACTTTCACTGGCTGCTCAACACGCATCACGGGGCGGATTACTTTCGGCGGTGGCACCGGAACAAGCGGAATTCGGGCGGCTTGATGGTGCACAAGGCGACGCACCACTTCGACCTGGTGAACTGGTGGCTGTCGGCGGTGCCGACGAAGGTGTTCGCGATGGGGCACCGCAAGTTCTACACGCCGGCGACGGCGGAGCGGGCGGGGCTGACGAAGCGGTCGGAGCGTTGTTTGGACTGTCCGGAGGCGGGCAAGTGCTCGTTCCACGTGGACATGCGGTCGAACGAGAGCCTGCGGGACCTGTATCTGGAAAACGAGCATCACGACGGGTATATCCGCGACCGGTGCGTGTTCAGCGATCAGATCGACATCGAGGATTCGATGAACGTGGTGGTGGAGTACGATACGGGCGCGAAGCTGTCGTATTCGCTCAACGCGTTCACGCCGTGGGAAGGGTACATGATCGCGTTCAACGGTTCGAAGGGCCGCCTGGAGCACGTCTGCCAGGAGTCGGTGTACATCAACGGCGACGGGACGGTGCCGGGCGAGCTGATCAACGAGGGGACGCACACACGGGTCTTCCCGCATTTCCAGACGTCGTACTCGGTGGATTTGTGGACGGGTACGGGCGGCCACGGCGGCGGCGACGACCCGCTGCTGGCCGATCTGTTCGCCGTCGATCCGCCGAAGGACAAGTACCTCCGGGCCGCCGACGAGCGAAGCGGAGCGTATTCGATCCTGACCGGCGTGGCGGCGAACCACTCGATGGCGAGCGGACAGGCGGTCCGAATCGCCGAATTGGTGCCTGGCCTGCGCCGCCCGGACTATCCGCCCATGCCGACCGACGAGGACCCGATCGAAATGGTCAAGCCGAACGTCAAACTCGTGGGCGCCCACGAGGCAGGCGAGTTGAAGAAGCAGCAGGTGGCGGCGAAGCAGGGCGGCTGA